In Sphingomonas psychrotolerans, the following proteins share a genomic window:
- the ilvC gene encoding ketol-acid reductoisomerase has protein sequence MKVYYDRDADLNLITGKKIAILGYGSQGHAHAQNLRDSGVKEVAIALRPGSPSAVKAEDAGFKVMSNKDAAGWADILMILAPDEHQAGIWDQDLKGNMKPGAALAFAHGLNVHFGLIEPPTDIDVIMIAPKGPGHTVRSEYKRGGGVPCLIAIHQDASGNAHDVALAYASGVGGGRSGIIETNFREECETDLFGEQAVLCGGITHLIQAGFETLTEAGYAPEMAYFECLHETKLIVDLLYEGGIANMRYSISNTAEYGDIKTGPRIITDETKAEMKRVLADIQSGRFVKDFVLDNRAGQPELKASRKAAAAHPIEQVGAELRAMMPWISANKLVDKDKN, from the coding sequence ATGAAAGTCTATTACGATCGCGACGCCGATCTGAACCTGATCACCGGCAAGAAGATCGCCATCCTCGGCTACGGCTCGCAGGGCCATGCCCATGCACAGAATCTCCGCGATTCGGGCGTCAAGGAAGTCGCGATCGCCCTCCGCCCCGGCTCGCCCTCGGCGGTCAAGGCCGAGGATGCCGGCTTCAAGGTGATGAGCAACAAGGACGCGGCCGGCTGGGCCGACATCCTCATGATCCTCGCCCCCGACGAGCACCAGGCCGGCATCTGGGACCAGGACCTCAAGGGCAATATGAAGCCCGGCGCGGCGCTTGCCTTCGCGCACGGCCTCAACGTCCATTTCGGGCTGATCGAGCCGCCGACGGACATCGACGTGATCATGATCGCCCCCAAGGGCCCCGGCCACACCGTGCGCAGCGAATATAAGCGCGGCGGCGGCGTGCCCTGCCTGATCGCGATCCACCAGGACGCATCGGGCAACGCGCACGACGTCGCGCTGGCTTATGCCTCGGGCGTCGGCGGCGGCCGTTCGGGGATCATCGAGACCAATTTCCGCGAGGAATGCGAGACCGATCTGTTCGGCGAGCAGGCGGTGCTCTGCGGCGGCATCACCCATCTGATCCAGGCGGGCTTCGAGACGCTGACCGAGGCCGGCTATGCGCCGGAGATGGCCTATTTCGAGTGCCTTCACGAGACCAAGCTGATCGTCGATCTGCTCTATGAGGGCGGCATCGCCAACATGCGCTATTCGATCTCGAACACCGCCGAATATGGCGACATCAAAACCGGCCCGCGGATCATCACCGACGAGACCAAGGCCGAGATGAAGCGCGTCCTCGCCGACATCCAGTCGGGCCGCTTCGTCAAGGACTTCGTCCTCGACAACCGCGCCGGCCAGCCCGAACTCAAGGCCAGCCGCAAGGCAGCCGCGGCGCATCCGATCGAGCAGGTCGGCGCCGAGCTGCGCGCGATGATGCCGTGGATCAGCGCCAACAAGCTGGTCGACAAAGACAAGAACTGA
- the serB gene encoding phosphoserine phosphatase SerB translates to MFIATLVADGLAAGQLSEAADRLAGVDCAPGAWHWLDEGRAADLLFVSHPGAARAALEGAFPATDIIVQPQAGRSKKLLVADMDSTMITVECIDELADYAGIKSRIAEVTERAMRGELDFAEALDARVALLKDLEESAIDRCLAERVKLMPGAKALVRTMRARGATTILVSGGFTRFAEPVGAEIGFDRVIANRLEIADARLTGTVTKPIVDSATKETTLLNALAELGLAAEASMAVGDGANDLAMIRQAGLGVAYHAKPIVAAAAGVRIDHGDLTALLYAQGLARRDWTIV, encoded by the coding sequence ATGTTCATCGCGACGCTTGTAGCAGACGGTCTCGCTGCGGGGCAGCTTTCCGAAGCGGCCGACCGGCTCGCGGGTGTCGATTGCGCGCCGGGTGCGTGGCATTGGCTCGACGAGGGCAGGGCCGCGGACCTGCTGTTCGTATCGCACCCGGGCGCGGCGCGCGCGGCGCTGGAAGGCGCGTTCCCCGCGACCGACATCATCGTGCAGCCGCAAGCGGGCCGGAGCAAGAAGCTGCTGGTCGCCGATATGGATTCGACGATGATCACCGTCGAATGCATCGACGAACTCGCCGATTATGCCGGGATCAAGAGCAGAATCGCCGAAGTGACCGAGCGGGCGATGCGCGGTGAGCTCGATTTCGCCGAGGCGCTCGACGCGCGGGTGGCGTTGCTCAAGGATCTGGAGGAAAGCGCGATCGATCGCTGCCTCGCCGAGCGCGTCAAGCTGATGCCGGGCGCGAAGGCGCTGGTGCGGACGATGCGCGCGCGGGGGGCGACCACCATCCTCGTCTCGGGCGGTTTCACGCGCTTCGCCGAGCCGGTGGGCGCCGAGATCGGCTTTGATCGGGTGATCGCCAACCGGCTCGAAATAGCGGATGCGCGGCTGACGGGGACCGTCACCAAACCGATCGTCGACAGCGCTACCAAGGAAACCACGTTGCTGAACGCACTGGCCGAACTGGGGCTGGCGGCCGAAGCTTCGATGGCGGTGGGCGACGGCGCCAACGACCTCGCGATGATCCGCCAGGCGGGGCTGGGCGTCGCCTATCACGCCAAGCCGATCGTCGCTGCGGCGGCCGGCGTGCGGATCGATCATGGCGATCTGACCGCGTTGCTCTATGCCCAAGGGCTGGCGCGACGCGACTGGACTATTGTCTAG
- a CDS encoding acetolactate synthase 3 large subunit: MTEKSGADILIEALSDLGVEVIFGYPGGAVLPIYDALFKQDRIKHILVRHEQAATHAAEGYARSTGKPGVVLVTSGPGATNAVTGITDALMDSIPMVVITGQVPTALIGTDAFQEADTVGITRHCTKHNYLVKEPETLGSVIHEAFHIATSGRPGPVVVDIPKDVQVATARYETPGPIQHKTYRPQTQPEAAKIQEAVDMLAAAERPIFYTGGGIINSGPEASRLLRELAAMTGAPVTSTLMGLGALPASDEKWLGMLGMHGTWEANWAMNKADLIIAFGARFDDRVTGRLDAFAPNSRKVHIDIDRSSVNKNVRVDLPIIGDVGIALREMIDCWKARQHPKPDLAEWWNRINGWRQAKCLDFEEKGDAIMPQRAIRALYEATKHRAPIIATEVGQHQMWAAQHFGFEEPNKWLTSGGLGTMGYGLPAAIGAQLGNPDALVIDIAGDASIQMNIQELATATQYRLPVKIFILNNEYMGMVRQWQELTYQSRYSESYSDTLPDFVKLAEAYGWKGIKIEGRQELEPGISEMLAYDGPVLVDCRVAKLANCFPMIPSGAAHTEMMLQAAEVSGEMDDEAKALV, from the coding sequence GTGACCGAGAAGAGCGGAGCAGACATCCTGATCGAGGCGCTGAGCGATCTCGGCGTGGAAGTCATCTTCGGCTATCCCGGCGGCGCGGTGCTTCCGATTTACGATGCGCTGTTCAAGCAAGACCGCATCAAGCACATCCTCGTCCGCCACGAGCAGGCCGCGACCCACGCTGCCGAGGGCTATGCGCGTTCCACCGGCAAGCCCGGCGTCGTGCTCGTCACTTCGGGCCCCGGCGCGACCAACGCGGTCACCGGGATCACCGATGCGCTGATGGATTCGATCCCGATGGTGGTGATCACCGGTCAGGTCCCGACCGCCCTGATCGGCACCGATGCGTTCCAGGAGGCCGATACCGTCGGCATCACGCGGCACTGCACCAAGCATAACTACCTCGTGAAGGAGCCCGAGACTCTCGGCAGCGTCATCCACGAGGCGTTCCACATCGCGACGTCGGGCCGCCCGGGGCCGGTGGTCGTCGACATCCCCAAGGACGTCCAGGTCGCCACTGCGCGCTACGAAACGCCGGGGCCGATCCAGCACAAGACCTATCGCCCGCAGACCCAGCCGGAAGCGGCGAAGATCCAGGAAGCGGTCGACATGCTCGCCGCCGCCGAGCGTCCGATCTTCTACACCGGCGGCGGAATCATCAATTCGGGTCCCGAAGCCTCGCGGCTGCTGCGCGAACTCGCCGCGATGACCGGCGCGCCGGTCACTTCGACCTTGATGGGACTCGGCGCGCTCCCCGCCTCGGACGAGAAGTGGCTCGGCATGCTCGGCATGCACGGCACCTGGGAAGCCAATTGGGCGATGAACAAGGCCGATCTGATCATCGCCTTCGGCGCGCGGTTCGATGATCGCGTCACCGGCCGGCTCGACGCCTTCGCGCCCAATTCGCGCAAAGTGCATATCGATATCGATCGGTCGAGCGTGAACAAGAATGTCCGCGTCGATCTGCCGATCATCGGCGATGTCGGCATTGCGCTGCGCGAAATGATCGATTGCTGGAAGGCACGTCAGCATCCCAAGCCCGATCTGGCCGAATGGTGGAACCGCATCAACGGCTGGCGGCAGGCCAAATGCCTCGACTTCGAGGAGAAAGGCGACGCGATCATGCCCCAGCGCGCGATCCGGGCGCTGTACGAGGCGACGAAGCACCGCGCGCCGATCATCGCCACCGAAGTCGGCCAGCACCAGATGTGGGCCGCGCAGCATTTCGGCTTCGAGGAGCCCAACAAGTGGCTGACGAGCGGAGGCCTTGGTACCATGGGCTATGGCTTGCCCGCCGCGATCGGCGCGCAGCTCGGCAACCCGGATGCGCTGGTAATCGACATCGCCGGCGACGCCTCGATCCAGATGAACATCCAGGAACTGGCGACCGCGACCCAATATCGCCTGCCGGTCAAGATCTTCATCCTCAACAACGAATATATGGGGATGGTCCGCCAGTGGCAGGAGCTGACCTATCAGTCGCGTTATTCGGAAAGCTATTCGGACACGCTCCCCGATTTCGTGAAGCTCGCCGAGGCTTATGGCTGGAAGGGCATCAAGATCGAGGGCCGGCAGGAGCTCGAACCCGGCATTAGCGAGATGCTCGCTTATGACGGCCCCGTGCTCGTCGATTGCCGGGTGGCCAAGCTCGCCAATTGCTTCCCGATGATCCCGTCGGGCGCCGCCCATACCGAAATGATGCTCCAGGCCGCCGAAGTCTCCGGCGAAATGGACGACGAAGCCAAGGCACTGGTCTGA
- the miaA gene encoding tRNA (adenosine(37)-N6)-dimethylallyltransferase MiaA, which yields MGSPDLPTVALIAGPTASGKSALALALAEKHRGTVINADSMQVYADLRILTARPTQEEETRVPHRLFGHVDGADSYSAARWAIEARAAIAEAHAAGRLPILVGGTGLYLRTLIEGIAPIPEIDSAVRTEVRALDVADAHAQLATADPEGAARLHPGDTSRVARALEVVRSTGKPLAHWHQQRVGGIADEIRLAPLILLPDRDWLGERIDRRFAEMLEAGHGEAKALFARTDIPADAPVLRAIGVPELRALFAGETDVVQAAAAGALATRQYAKRQYTWFRRQPPEDWERSTELETNVRLARIETKFHL from the coding sequence ATGGGATCCCCTGACCTGCCAACGGTGGCGCTCATCGCAGGGCCGACCGCGAGCGGCAAGTCCGCGCTCGCGCTGGCGCTCGCCGAAAAGCACCGCGGCACCGTGATCAACGCCGATTCGATGCAGGTCTATGCCGATCTGCGCATCCTCACTGCGCGCCCCACGCAGGAGGAGGAGACGCGTGTGCCGCACCGGCTGTTCGGCCATGTCGACGGCGCCGATTCCTATTCGGCGGCGCGCTGGGCGATCGAGGCACGCGCGGCGATCGCCGAAGCCCATGCCGCCGGCCGCCTGCCCATCCTCGTCGGCGGCACCGGCCTGTATCTGCGCACTCTGATCGAAGGGATCGCGCCAATCCCCGAGATCGACTCCGCGGTGCGCACTGAAGTCCGCGCGCTCGACGTAGCCGATGCGCATGCGCAACTCGCCACTGCCGATCCCGAAGGTGCCGCGCGGCTGCACCCCGGCGATACCAGCCGCGTCGCGCGCGCGCTCGAAGTCGTGCGCTCGACCGGCAAGCCGCTGGCGCATTGGCATCAGCAGCGTGTCGGCGGGATCGCGGACGAAATCCGCCTCGCGCCGTTGATCCTCTTGCCCGATCGCGACTGGCTCGGCGAACGCATCGACCGCCGCTTCGCCGAAATGCTGGAAGCCGGCCATGGCGAGGCGAAGGCGCTGTTCGCGCGTACCGATATTCCCGCCGACGCGCCGGTGCTTCGCGCGATCGGCGTGCCCGAATTGCGCGCATTATTTGCGGGCGAGACCGATGTCGTGCAAGCTGCCGCCGCGGGCGCGCTCGCGACGCGACAATATGCCAAACGGCAATACACCTGGTTCCGCCGGCAGCCGCCGGAGGACTGGGAACGATCGACAGAGTTAGAAACGAACGTCAGACTGGCTAGAATTGAAACTAAATTTCATCTATAG
- the ilvN gene encoding acetolactate synthase small subunit: MHIKEEQKERHTLAVLVDNEPGILARIAGLFTARGYNIESLTVSEITEDNRISRITIVTSSSAAVMEQIIAQLERLVPVHKVTDLTAFGPHVERELALVKVAGTGDHRIEALRLAEVYRARVVDATTSSFVFEVTGGSEKIDKFVELMRELGLVEVARTGVVAISRGREAA; this comes from the coding sequence ATGCACATCAAGGAAGAGCAAAAAGAGCGGCACACGCTCGCCGTTCTGGTCGATAACGAGCCCGGCATCCTCGCCCGGATCGCGGGGCTGTTCACTGCGCGCGGCTATAATATCGAAAGCCTGACCGTCTCGGAGATCACCGAGGACAATCGAATTAGTCGCATCACCATCGTGACGTCGTCCTCGGCCGCGGTGATGGAGCAGATCATCGCGCAGCTCGAGCGCCTCGTGCCGGTGCACAAGGTGACCGACCTCACTGCCTTCGGCCCGCATGTCGAGCGCGAGCTGGCGCTGGTGAAGGTCGCCGGCACCGGCGACCACCGGATCGAGGCGCTGCGCCTCGCCGAGGTCTACCGCGCGCGCGTCGTCGACGCGACGACGAGCAGCTTCGTGTTCGAGGTCACCGGCGGATCGGAGAAGATCGACAAATTCGTCGAGCTGATGCGCGAACTCGGACTCGTCGAGGTCGCCCGCACCGGCGTGGTTGCAATTTCACGAGGTCGCGAGGCGGCCTGA